Below is a window of Mesoaciditoga lauensis cd-1655R = DSM 25116 DNA.
TTTGCCCCTCCTATGGCGTGTTCTATTCTCACACGAATGCTTGAAATGAGTTTGTTTTTTCTTTTATCTTCTGGTGTCAGTTTTTTACCTCTAGGCTTTTTCTTCGGTTGATATGTTTTGACGTTGTCGGGTTCATATCCTTGAAAACCTGTATCTTTCCATAA
It encodes the following:
- a CDS encoding transposase family protein, translating into LWKDTGFQGYEPDNVKTYQPKKKPRGKKLTPEDKRKNKLISSIRVRIEHAIGGAKVFHIVRDVYRNHKKGFEDMVMEIACGLHNLRLDYSFSS